One genomic window of Azospirillum sp. TSH100 includes the following:
- the rpsH gene encoding 30S ribosomal protein S8, producing the protein MSLSDPLGDMLTRIRNGQHARMSVVVSPASKLRVNVLEVLKREGFIRGWSEEELRPGVKNLKIELKYHEGEPVIKQIARVSKPGRRVYSKIADLPRVYNGLGLSILSTPRGVMSDNEARAANVGGEVLCRVF; encoded by the coding sequence ATGTCTTTGAGCGATCCGCTCGGCGATATGCTGACCCGCATCCGCAACGGTCAGCACGCCCGCATGTCCGTTGTGGTTTCCCCGGCGTCTAAGCTGCGTGTCAATGTCCTGGAAGTTCTGAAGCGTGAAGGCTTCATCCGCGGCTGGTCCGAGGAAGAACTGCGTCCGGGCGTCAAGAACCTGAAGATCGAGCTGAAGTACCACGAAGGCGAGCCTGTCATTAAGCAGATCGCCCGTGTGTCGAAGCCCGGCCGTCGCGTCTATTCGAAGATCGCCGACCTGCCCCGTGTCTACAACGGGCTCGGTCTGTCGATCCTGTCGACCCCGCGCGGCGTGATGTCGGACAATGAGGCCCGCGCCGCCAACGTTGGCGGTG